The Candidatus Rokuibacteriota bacterium genome includes the window CTGGAAGTCGGCGAGATCCTTGAGCGCCAAGAGCCCGCCCTCGCGCTCGTGGAACTCGACGATCCGGCGCGCGATCTCCCCCCTGTAGAAGGCGTCCCGGGCCGCCCGGATGGCGCCGGCCCGGCCCCGGTCGCGCGCCAGTTTCTCGGCCTCGCCCATCAGCTTGATGGTGCCGGCCAGCTCCGCCTGGACGAAGCGGTGGCCCGGAGGGGGGGGCGCCCCGCCGGGGAGGTACAGCGCCGCGGAAGAGGGCCAGCGCCGGTAGCGGTCGGCGCTCCGCCCGATGAGATAGGCGGAGAAGACCGAGAGCGGGAACCCGTGCTCGGCGCACTCGAGGGCGGGAGCGGCCACCTCCGCGAAGGAGAGCGTTCCCCAGCGCCCGAGCGCCGTGCACCACGCGTCGGGGGAGGCGGGAACCACCGTGCGGAGCACACCCGGCGGGATCTCGCCGCCGCAGCGGTTGCGGTAGAAGTCCGCGCTCGCCCTCCTCGGATACGGGCCGACCCCCGTCACCTCGAAGGTCTCGCGCGTGGCGGCGAGGTGGACCAGGATGGGCGCCACGCCGGCGAAGCTCACCATGTCGGGATGGACCACGCCCAGCGCGAGCCCGGCGGCCACGCCGGCGTCGATGGCGTTGCCGCCGGAGGCGAGGATGCGCGCAGCCGCCTGAGCGGCAAGCGGGTGGCCGGCAGACACCATGAAGCGCCGCCCCATCACCTGGGTCACGGGGCCGGCGAACGCAGCGGAACTCTGCGGCTGCGACTCCGCGGCGTCGAGGCTCATGGCGCGCATGGTACCATGCCCCCTGTGAGCGGCATTCCTCTCATCGGCGTCAGTACCTCCATCACGGTGGGCAAGACCCCCGAGCGCGCCTATGTCAACTCGACCTACCTGCACGCCATCCAGCAGGCGGGAGGGGTGCCGCTGCCGCTGCCCCCGCAGCTCGGCTCACGCGCGCTCGAGGCGGTCGCGCGGGAGCTTCACGGCCTCCTGCTCACGGGCGGCGGGGACGTCGATCCCGCCCTGTTCGGCGAGGCGCCGCACCCCACGCTGTGCGACGTGGCGCCGGCGCGGGACGCGCTGGAGACCGCCGCCGTCCGCCTGGCGCTTGAGCGCCGCCTCCCGATCCTCGCCATCTGCCGCGGCATCCAGATCCTGAACGTGGCGCTGGGCGGCACGCTCCATCAGGACGTGGGGACGGATCCGGGCACCGAGCTCCGCCACAGCCAGGAGGCGCCCAGGGATCAGCCCAGCCACAAGGTGAACGTGGCGCCGGGCAGTCGCCTGGCGGAGGTGTTGGGAACGGCCGAGATCGAGGTGAACAGCATGCATCATCAGGCCGTGAGGGCCCCGGGCCGTGGGCTCGTCGCCGTGGCCTGGGCCCCGGATCAGATCATCGAGGGCGTCGAGCTGGACGATCGCGAGCACTTCGTGCTCGCCGTGCAGTGGCACCCGGAGGAGCTGGTCTCCCACTCCGCGCCCGCCCGGCGGCTCTTCTCCGCCCTCGTCGACGCCGCCCGCTAGATCGGCGTCCAGCGGGACGGCGCGTCGGGCCGGCGCTCCTCCCTCACCCGCCCCTCCTTCGAGAGCTTCCGCAGGTGGGCGTGGACCGACATCGCCGCGGCCGGGTGCAGCGCCCGGGGGACGTCGGCGTAGATGATCGCGACCATCTGCGGGATGGTGCGGGCGCCCCCACCCAGGGCGTCGAGGATCTGGCGCTCGCGCATCATCCGGTGGTCCAGGTACTCCTGGATCTTCCCCTGGGCGTCCTCGATGACGGGGCCGTGCGCCGGATAGATGCGCTGCACGTCGAGGTCCTGCACCCGCCTGAGCGAGGCCATGTAGTGGGCCAGATCGCCGTCGTCGTCGGGGATCACGCTGGTGGAACCCGCCAGGATGAGGTCGCCGCTGAACAGCGCACGCTCCTCCGGCAGGTAGAAGCACAGGTGGTCGGAGGCGTGTCCCGGCGTGTGGATCGCGATCAGGGTCACGCCATCCCCGGCCACCGCCACGCCATTCCGGAGGTCCCGGGTGCCCTCGGGCAGCCCGGCGTCCTTGAGGATCATCTTGGCGACCGGGAGCCCCGGGAAGCGCGCGCGCAGGTCGCCCACACCCCCGATGTGGTCCCGGTGGCGGTGGGTGAGGACGATCCGCTCGGGGCGGTCCCAGCCGCGCTGCGCGAGATACTCCTGGAGCAGGGTCACGTAGCCCGGGATGCCTGCCCCAGTGTCGATGAGGACGGGGTGCTTCGCGCCCACGAGGTAGGTGTTGGTGCCCGGGCCGGTCATCATCCCGGGATTGAGGCCCAGCACCCGCCCGACGAGCTCGCTGGGCGTTGCGGTCCTCGGGAAGTCCGGATCGATCCAGCTCATGCGTCCCCCTCGCTCACGCGACCCCCAGGTAGCGCCGCTTGACCTCCTCGTCGGCCTCGAGGCCCTGCGGCGTCCCCTCGTAGACGATCTGCCCCCTGTTCATGACGTACACCCGATCCGCCACCTGGAGTGCCAGGTGGTAGTTCTGCTCCACGAGCAGGATGGAGAGGTGCTGCCCCTTGAGCCCCTTCACGACGCGTCCGATCTCGCGCACGATGATGGGCGCCAACCCCTCGGAGGGCTCGTCGAGCAGGAGCAGGCGCCCGTTGGTGAGGAGCGCGCGTCCGATGGCCAGCATCTGTTGCTCCCCGCCGGAAAGCGTGCCGCCCGCCTGCTCGGCCCGCTCGCGCAGCCGCGGGAAGAGTCCGAAGACCCGCTCGAGCGTCCAGCCGTCGGCCCGCGCGCCCAGCAGCAGGTTCTCCCGCACGGAGAGCGGGGCAAAGATGCGCCGCCCCTGCGGCACCAGCCCGACGCCCCGGCGCGAGATCCGGTACGGGGGCCAGGCGTGGATGGGCGCGCCCTCGAACAGGATACGCCCCTCCCGTGGCGGCGTGAAGCCGATGATGCTGCGGATCAGCGTCGTCTTCCCCGCCCCGTTCCGCCCGAGCAGGGCCACGGCCTCGCCCTGCGCGACGCGGAGGGAGACGCCGTGGAGGATGTGGCTCTCCCCGTAGTACGTGTGTACGCCGGCGACCTCGAGCATGGCCCTCACGCGCTCCCGAGATAGACCTCGTACACTCGCGGGTCGGCCTTCACTTCCTCGAACGACCCCTCGCTCAGCACCTCGCCGTAGTGCAGCACGGTCACGCGGTCCGCCAGCGACGACACGACGTCCATATCGTGCTCGATGATCAGGAGAGTCACCTCCCGCGGCAGCCCCTCGAGCATGCGGGTCATGCGCAGCGTCTCTTCGGGCGACATCCCGGCCGTGGGCTCGTCCAGGAGGAGGAGCTTCGGCGAGGTGGCCAGCGCCACGCCCACCTCGAGCTGGCGCTGCTCCCCGTAGGACAGGCGCGAGGCCGGCTCCTGGAGGCGCTCCGCGAGGCCCACCGCCTCGGCGGCCTCCCGCGCCCGCAGGAGGGGCCCCGGCAACCGCGAGATGCTGCCCAGGAGATTGTAGCTGCCCCGCTCGCCGGCGGCCGCCGCGAGGCGCAGGTTCTCGAGCACGCTCAGCCGGGGGAAGAGGTTCGTGCGCTGGAAGGAGCGCGAGATCCCGCGGCGGGCCACCACGTGCGGCGGCAACCCTGCGATGGGCCGGCCCTCGAAGAGGATGCGCCCCGCCGAGGGAGCCAGCGAGCCCGTGATCAGGTTGAACAGCGTGGTCTTGCCCGCGCCGTTGGGGCCGATGATGGCCCGCCGCTGGCGGGGGGCGATCTCGAGGGACACGTCGCTGACCGCGCTCAGCGCACCGAAGTGGCGCGCTAGCCGATCGGCGACGAGCAGCGGTGCGACGGCCGCCATCACGCCCGGAGCCCCACGCGGCCCCGGAGAACGCCGACGATGCCGCCCGGCGCGAAGAGGACGAGGAGAATGAACGTCAGCCCGAGGATCAGCATCCAGCGCTCGGTGTAGGAGCTCACGAGGCTCTGCAGCAGGATGAACGCGCCGGCCCCCAGGACTGCGCCGCCGAGGGTGCCGGTGCCGCCGATGATCACCATCAGGAGGGCTTCCCCGGAGGTGGTCCAGAGGAAGGCGTCCGGCGTGATCGAGCCCACGAGCTGGGTGTAGAGCGCCCCCGCCATGCCCGCCACCGTGCCGGCGATGACGAAGGCCAGGAGCTTGTAGCGGTTCACCGCGTACCCCACCGCCTCCATCCGTCCCTCGTTCTCGTTGATGCCCTGCAGCACGTGCCCGAAGGGCGAGCGGACGACGCGCCGCAGGCCCAGGGCGGTCAGCGCCACGAGGCTCAGGAGGAAGAGGTGGAAGCCCATGGGCTGCGCCAGGTTCACGCCCAGGACCTGGGCGCGCGGGACGCCGACGATGCCGTCCTCGGCGCCCAGCCATGCGGCCTGGAAGGTCACCGCGTAGAACATCTGGGAGAAGGCCAGCGTCAGCATGATGAAGTAGACGCCGCCCACCCGGATCGAGAAGAAGCCGATGACGAGCGCGGCCAGCCCGGCCGCCAGCGGCGGGAGCACCAGCGCCGACAGCGTCCCGGGGTAGGCCGTGAGGGCCAGGGCGGCCACGTAGCCGCCGACGCCGAAGAAGGCGGAGTGGCCGAAGGACACCATGCCGGCGTAGCCCATGAGGAGATCCAGGCTCATGGCGAAGATGCCCCAGATGAG containing:
- a CDS encoding ABC transporter ATP-binding protein, producing the protein MLEVAGVHTYYGESHILHGVSLRVAQGEAVALLGRNGAGKTTLIRSIIGFTPPREGRILFEGAPIHAWPPYRISRRGVGLVPQGRRIFAPLSVRENLLLGARADGWTLERVFGLFPRLRERAEQAGGTLSGGEQQMLAIGRALLTNGRLLLLDEPSEGLAPIIVREIGRVVKGLKGQHLSILLVEQNYHLALQVADRVYVMNRGQIVYEGTPQGLEADEEVKRRYLGVA
- a CDS encoding ABC transporter ATP-binding protein; translation: MAAVAPLLVADRLARHFGALSAVSDVSLEIAPRQRRAIIGPNGAGKTTLFNLITGSLAPSAGRILFEGRPIAGLPPHVVARRGISRSFQRTNLFPRLSVLENLRLAAAAGERGSYNLLGSISRLPGPLLRAREAAEAVGLAERLQEPASRLSYGEQRQLEVGVALATSPKLLLLDEPTAGMSPEETLRMTRMLEGLPREVTLLIIEHDMDVVSSLADRVTVLHYGEVLSEGSFEEVKADPRVYEVYLGSA
- a CDS encoding beta-lactamase-like protein 2; this translates as MSWIDPDFPRTATPSELVGRVLGLNPGMMTGPGTNTYLVGAKHPVLIDTGAGIPGYVTLLQEYLAQRGWDRPERIVLTHRHRDHIGGVGDLRARFPGLPVAKMILKDAGLPEGTRDLRNGVAVAGDGVTLIAIHTPGHASDHLCFYLPEERALFSGDLILAGSTSVIPDDDGDLAHYMASLRRVQDLDVQRIYPAHGPVIEDAQGKIQEYLDHRMMRERQILDALGGGARTIPQMVAIIYADVPRALHPAAAMSVHAHLRKLSKEGRVREERRPDAPSRWTPI
- a CDS encoding gamma-glutamyl-gamma-aminobutyrate hydrolase family protein; the protein is MSGIPLIGVSTSITVGKTPERAYVNSTYLHAIQQAGGVPLPLPPQLGSRALEAVARELHGLLLTGGGDVDPALFGEAPHPTLCDVAPARDALETAAVRLALERRLPILAICRGIQILNVALGGTLHQDVGTDPGTELRHSQEAPRDQPSHKVNVAPGSRLAEVLGTAEIEVNSMHHQAVRAPGRGLVAVAWAPDQIIEGVELDDREHFVLAVQWHPEELVSHSAPARRLFSALVDAAR
- a CDS encoding branched-chain amino acid ABC transporter permease, which gives rise to MIARLAAFGLLAALAALFPLFFGNYPVKLLQEILIWGIFAMSLDLLMGYAGMVSFGHSAFFGVGGYVAALALTAYPGTLSALVLPPLAAGLAALVIGFFSIRVGGVYFIMLTLAFSQMFYAVTFQAAWLGAEDGIVGVPRAQVLGVNLAQPMGFHLFLLSLVALTALGLRRVVRSPFGHVLQGINENEGRMEAVGYAVNRYKLLAFVIAGTVAGMAGALYTQLVGSITPDAFLWTTSGEALLMVIIGGTGTLGGAVLGAGAFILLQSLVSSYTERWMLILGLTFILLVLFAPGGIVGVLRGRVGLRA